In one window of Bacillota bacterium DNA:
- a CDS encoding diaminopimelate decarboxylase, which produces MAEKKIPLTKDELEEIALKYPTPFHLYDEKSIRENARRFYKDFSWAQNFRNYFAVKACPNPTILNILRGEGMGVDCSSMTELVLADKVGFSGEEIMFTSNDTPPEEFVEAARLGAVINLDDIIHLDILEKSAGIPELLSFRFNPGDARTGNVLIGLPQEAKYGVTRDQIIDAFRLAKENGVKRFGLHTMVASNELSEDYFIETARMLFELAVRIKKSTGINIEIINMGGGIGIPYHPEEVAVNLNRISGAMQTLYENVIVPGNLHPLNIAFECGRIVTGPYGYLVSRVRQVARKYKDYVGLDSCMANLMRPGIYGAYHHITVPGKEELPVDHIYDVTGSLCENADKFAINRPLPEINAGDLVVIHDTGAHGYSMGYNYNGKLRSAELLLREDGSIQLIRRAETIDDYLATMRFDDSPVVI; this is translated from the coding sequence ATGGCTGAAAAAAAAATTCCCCTTACAAAAGATGAACTGGAAGAAATTGCGTTAAAATACCCGACACCCTTCCACCTCTATGATGAGAAGTCTATAAGGGAAAATGCCCGAAGGTTTTACAAAGACTTTTCCTGGGCACAAAACTTCCGAAACTACTTTGCGGTTAAAGCCTGCCCCAACCCCACAATTTTAAATATTTTACGTGGAGAAGGCATGGGTGTTGACTGCAGTTCCATGACAGAGTTGGTTCTGGCGGACAAAGTCGGTTTTTCTGGTGAAGAAATTATGTTCACGTCCAATGATACTCCTCCGGAAGAATTTGTTGAAGCTGCCCGTCTGGGAGCGGTAATAAACCTCGATGATATAATCCATCTTGATATTTTGGAGAAAAGTGCAGGGATACCGGAGTTGCTGTCATTTCGATTTAATCCGGGAGATGCCCGAACAGGTAATGTTTTGATTGGTCTCCCCCAGGAAGCCAAATATGGGGTTACCCGTGATCAAATTATTGATGCATTTCGTTTGGCAAAAGAAAATGGAGTTAAACGTTTTGGGCTGCATACCATGGTTGCATCCAACGAACTCTCCGAAGATTACTTCATTGAAACGGCGAGGATGTTATTTGAATTGGCGGTCAGGATTAAAAAGAGTACAGGAATTAACATTGAAATAATTAATATGGGTGGAGGAATTGGCATACCTTATCACCCTGAAGAAGTGGCTGTAAACCTTAACCGGATATCTGGAGCGATGCAAACATTGTATGAAAATGTGATTGTTCCCGGGAATCTGCACCCGTTAAATATAGCTTTTGAATGTGGGAGAATTGTTACCGGTCCCTATGGTTACCTTGTAAGCAGAGTGCGCCAGGTAGCCAGGAAGTATAAAGATTATGTAGGTCTTGATTCTTGCATGGCAAACCTTATGCGTCCCGGTATATACGGAGCATATCATCATATTACTGTTCCGGGTAAAGAAGAATTGCCGGTTGATCATATTTATGATGTCACCGGATCACTTTGTGAAAATGCAGATAAATTTGCTATTAACCGCCCCTTGCCAGAGATTAATGCCGGTGACCTTGTAGTGATCCATGATACAGGTGCACATGGTTACTCGATGGGATATAATTATAATGGTAAACTCAGATCAGCAGAACTTTTACTGCGTGAAGATGGTTCAATACAGTTGATCCGTCGTGCTGAAACCATTGATGATTATTTGGCAACAATGCGATTCGATGATTCTCCAGTTGTGATTTAG
- a CDS encoding LL-diaminopimelate aminotransferase: MAKINEHYRKLGSSYLFPEIARRVSQFQQENPGIRVHRLGIGNTTEPLTPTVIKGLHSGVERLAHVETYSGYGDEQGEEELRQKLADFYVSRGINIDPDDIFISDGAKPDAGNIQSLFSEDSVIAVQDPAYPVYVDSNVIFGRSGNYDGKNRNYSGFIYMVCNRENGFFPEPPAVKTDLIYLCSPNNPTGTAATHAQLKKFVDYALSKRAIIIFDASYSEFISDPVLPRSIYEIEGAEVCAIEINSFSKSAGFTGVRLGWSIVPKALLSENSEPEEIHQMWLRRQTTFFNGASNIAQYGGLAVLSDQGFKECRQLIAYYMKNARLIREGLQALSLTVYGGENAPYLWVKTPNGLTSWEFFDKLLNEAHVVGTPGSGFGPSGEGYFRLSAFGHRKDIQEAVLSMEKNLLL, translated from the coding sequence ATGGCAAAAATTAATGAGCATTACAGAAAACTTGGCAGCAGCTACCTGTTTCCTGAAATTGCCCGAAGGGTAAGCCAATTTCAACAGGAAAACCCAGGCATCAGGGTACACCGTTTGGGCATTGGCAATACCACTGAGCCGCTCACTCCCACTGTCATAAAAGGGTTGCACTCTGGAGTGGAGCGTCTTGCCCACGTTGAAACCTATTCCGGTTACGGTGATGAGCAGGGCGAAGAAGAACTTCGTCAAAAACTGGCCGATTTTTATGTATCACGAGGAATAAATATTGACCCCGATGATATATTTATCAGCGATGGTGCCAAGCCTGATGCGGGGAATATTCAATCACTGTTCAGTGAAGATAGTGTAATCGCGGTTCAAGATCCTGCCTATCCAGTTTATGTCGATTCCAACGTTATATTCGGTCGCTCCGGTAACTACGATGGAAAAAATAGAAATTACAGTGGTTTTATTTATATGGTCTGCAACAGGGAAAATGGGTTTTTCCCTGAACCTCCTGCCGTAAAAACAGACTTGATCTATTTATGCAGCCCCAATAACCCCACCGGCACAGCTGCGACTCACGCTCAGTTGAAAAAATTCGTCGATTATGCATTGAGTAAAAGGGCAATAATTATATTTGATGCTTCCTATTCTGAATTCATTTCTGATCCTGTTTTGCCCCGCTCGATCTATGAAATTGAAGGAGCAGAAGTTTGTGCAATTGAGATAAACAGTTTTTCTAAGTCTGCAGGATTTACCGGAGTCAGATTGGGATGGTCGATAGTTCCAAAAGCCCTTTTGTCTGAAAACAGCGAACCAGAAGAAATACACCAGATGTGGCTTCGCAGACAAACTACTTTTTTTAACGGGGCATCGAATATTGCACAATATGGAGGCCTGGCTGTACTCTCCGATCAGGGGTTCAAGGAATGTCGCCAGCTGATTGCCTACTATATGAAAAACGCACGGCTGATTCGCGAAGGGCTACAGGCTCTCAGCCTTACTGTTTATGGAGGGGAAAATGCTCCATATTTATGGGTGAAAACTCCAAATGGCCTTACCTCCTGGGAGTTTTTTGATAAATTATTAAATGAAGCGCATGTAGTCGGTACTCCCGGTTCAGGTTTTGGACCATCAGGCGAAGGCTATTTCCGGCTCAGTGCTTTTGGTCACCGGAAAGATATTCAGGAAGCAGTTTTAAGTATGGAAAAGAATCTACTTCTCTAA
- the dapA gene encoding 4-hydroxy-tetrahydrodipicolinate synthase, whose product MRNIYRGVFTALVTPFTSTGAVDIGAFKRLVEYQIESGIDGLVPCGTTGESSTLTHDEHDRVVALTVEYAAGRVPVIAGTGSNATSEAIQLSQHAEQSGVDAVLLVNPYYVKPTQKGLYLHFKAIAEAVSIPCILYNIESRTGVNLENDTLFRLMNEHKNIVGVKEASGSLIQMKNLINLRHDEFVVLCGDDNMTVDLIEAGGNGVVSVAANLIPRQMKTMVHSALSGDFHRARELESRLMPFFKACFVETNPIPIKTAMSMKGWCQESFRLPMCSLDIKENYEVIREAMSDLDIAEAK is encoded by the coding sequence ATTAGGAATATTTACAGGGGTGTTTTTACAGCACTCGTTACCCCTTTTACCTCGACGGGAGCTGTAGATATTGGAGCATTTAAACGTTTGGTGGAATATCAGATAGAGTCGGGTATAGATGGATTGGTTCCCTGTGGAACAACCGGTGAGAGCTCTACCCTTACTCATGATGAACACGATCGGGTGGTTGCGTTGACTGTTGAATATGCTGCCGGAAGAGTGCCGGTGATTGCCGGTACAGGCAGTAATGCCACAAGTGAAGCGATCCAGCTTTCGCAGCATGCTGAACAGTCCGGAGTCGATGCAGTTTTACTTGTTAACCCTTACTATGTAAAACCGACTCAAAAAGGGTTATATCTTCATTTTAAAGCTATTGCCGAAGCGGTTTCCATTCCCTGTATACTTTATAATATCGAGAGTCGTACCGGAGTTAATCTGGAAAATGATACGCTGTTCAGGCTGATGAATGAACATAAAAACATTGTCGGGGTAAAAGAAGCATCAGGCAGCCTGATTCAGATGAAGAATCTGATTAACCTGCGGCATGATGAGTTTGTGGTTCTCTGTGGAGATGATAATATGACTGTAGATCTTATTGAAGCCGGTGGCAACGGGGTGGTCTCTGTCGCTGCGAACTTGATACCCCGCCAAATGAAAACGATGGTTCACAGTGCACTTTCCGGCGATTTCCATCGGGCACGGGAGTTGGAAAGCCGGTTGATGCCTTTTTTCAAAGCCTGTTTTGTGGAGACAAACCCGATCCCTATAAAGACAGCCATGTCAATGAAAGGTTGGTGCCAGGAGTCTTTCCGCCTGCCCATGTGTTCCCTGGATATCAAGGAAAATTACGAAGTAATCAGGGAGGCAATGTCAGATCTTGACATTGCGGAGGCTAAATAA
- the dapB gene encoding 4-hydroxy-tetrahydrodipicolinate reductase: MRIGIAGFGRMGELIRNKAIACGHEVGAVIDPFSKHEAVTADEFSLDSLPLDVIIDFTIPEAVKNNIRLYGQLKVPAVIGTTGWYSDMAEVAEIVGKSGIGLIWSGNFSLGVNIFFSLVKKAGMIMNRFSQYDVMVHEYHHRHKADSPSGTAGMLGDILLSTLDRKESILDRTPSGAIKETELHISSTRGGEIPGTHRVIFDSEEDSLIIEHSARSRSGFVVGALMAAEWIKDRKGFYNLEDMIQSLIGGGDD; this comes from the coding sequence ATGAGAATTGGTATAGCCGGATTTGGACGGATGGGAGAGTTGATCAGAAACAAAGCTATTGCCTGTGGACATGAAGTTGGTGCTGTTATCGACCCTTTCAGCAAGCATGAAGCCGTAACTGCTGATGAATTTTCCCTTGATTCTCTTCCCCTTGATGTTATAATAGATTTTACTATTCCGGAGGCTGTCAAGAATAATATCAGGCTCTACGGTCAACTGAAGGTCCCGGCAGTTATCGGCACCACAGGGTGGTATTCCGATATGGCAGAGGTTGCAGAAATAGTGGGAAAAAGCGGGATCGGCTTGATCTGGTCAGGAAATTTTTCTTTGGGAGTTAACATTTTTTTTAGTCTTGTTAAAAAGGCCGGAATGATTATGAACCGGTTTTCCCAATATGATGTAATGGTCCATGAATACCACCATCGTCACAAAGCCGACAGTCCTTCCGGAACTGCAGGTATGCTTGGCGATATTCTGCTATCCACTCTGGATAGAAAAGAGTCTATTCTTGATCGAACGCCTTCAGGTGCAATCAAAGAAACAGAGCTGCATATTTCTTCAACCAGGGGTGGCGAAATACCCGGTACCCACCGGGTGATTTTCGACAGTGAAGAAGATTCACTAATAATCGAACACTCCGCTCGCAGCCGAAGCGGTTTTGTTGTTGGCGCACTGATGGCCGCTGAATGGATTAAAGATCGAAAAGGCTTTTATAATCTGGAGGATATGATTCAATCACTAATTGGAGGTGGAGACGATTAG
- a CDS encoding DUF3786 domain-containing protein, translating into MLAGDRIIMIDENNNKFILDNTINKEKRRKALHARCDEYRKRILTRDPQEIAQFSAIRIERDENNKLFFFGEHYSESYKISWPELKVFKQDCLPVELDKEALWLHYIDRADGTPLTGRWVNLTEIGGLFYQQAFQGYAGDELSAEWEDNTEGLKQRCIEAGGWPISYHGDLTFEWRVLPRVPLCLCYRLPRDSDQAWATILFDASASHYIAADVAAIVGKELVERLKP; encoded by the coding sequence ATGTTAGCAGGTGATCGAATAATTATGATCGATGAAAATAATAATAAGTTTATTCTTGATAATACTATAAATAAGGAAAAAAGGCGAAAGGCACTTCATGCAAGATGCGATGAGTATCGAAAAAGAATTCTCACGAGAGACCCACAAGAGATAGCACAGTTCTCTGCAATAAGAATTGAAAGGGATGAGAATAACAAACTTTTTTTCTTCGGCGAACATTATTCCGAATCTTATAAAATAAGCTGGCCTGAACTAAAAGTATTCAAGCAGGATTGCCTCCCGGTTGAACTTGATAAAGAGGCTCTCTGGTTGCACTACATTGATCGTGCAGACGGAACACCTCTAACCGGCAGGTGGGTAAATTTAACTGAAATTGGCGGTCTTTTTTACCAGCAGGCTTTTCAGGGTTATGCTGGTGACGAGTTATCAGCCGAGTGGGAAGATAACACAGAAGGCTTGAAGCAGAGATGCATTGAGGCAGGTGGATGGCCTATCAGTTACCATGGAGATTTAACATTTGAATGGCGGGTTTTACCCCGTGTCCCATTATGTCTATGTTATCGTCTACCCAGAGATAGTGACCAGGCCTGGGCAACAATTTTATTTGATGCTTCGGCAAGTCATTATATCGCTGCTGATGTGGCAGCAATTGTTGGCAAAGAACTGGTTGAACGTTTAAAGCCCTAG
- a CDS encoding MFS transporter: MQINEDKYPPYTNSRGNWILFFGSVYFFIANLFASIAVLPGYSLAIGSTAFQAGLQNTVFGLAAIILRLLLGPVMDRQGPKPLMLIGVITFTTGPLLLMLHDSYFMLLAVRIYQSFGLAVFLPGISTLLADMAPMKKIGLYLGMTRIFFNIGLLTGASAALTIIERYSYNHWFFVSALTSAISLVLLAVLKVPGVKIHVNNISGIWNRTREVLQNKQIYPIIGGIALFSINYSAVISFSAVYIDENIVNGTAARFFIILGFTGIISCLLTGILTDRFGRQKVVWPMLVLVGLGTGSLYLIAYNSIFAIVAALLLGIGIQGSSLSFTAWLIKISNPELRATTISLQENTIDTFFALGPVIFGLAAQGPGLDSAFLAAGILTLLAILPLRKSSRAITVKDYS; encoded by the coding sequence ATGCAAATAAACGAAGATAAATATCCACCCTATACAAACAGCCGGGGCAACTGGATTCTTTTTTTCGGCTCTGTGTATTTCTTTATTGCAAATCTATTTGCCTCTATAGCTGTTTTACCAGGCTACAGCCTGGCAATAGGCAGCACTGCATTTCAGGCTGGTCTTCAGAATACAGTTTTTGGACTTGCAGCCATAATTTTACGCTTATTGCTCGGCCCGGTCATGGACCGGCAGGGACCAAAACCGTTGATGCTGATAGGCGTAATCACCTTTACCACTGGTCCGCTATTGCTGATGCTGCATGATTCATATTTTATGCTGCTTGCCGTAAGGATCTATCAATCATTCGGGCTTGCAGTATTCCTGCCCGGAATTTCTACATTACTGGCAGATATGGCCCCTATGAAAAAAATTGGCCTATACCTGGGGATGACAAGAATTTTTTTCAATATAGGCCTCCTTACAGGTGCATCAGCTGCTCTGACTATTATTGAACGCTACAGTTACAACCATTGGTTTTTTGTCAGCGCACTTACCTCAGCAATATCGCTTGTACTGCTGGCAGTTTTAAAAGTACCGGGTGTAAAGATTCATGTAAACAATATTTCCGGCATCTGGAACAGGACCAGAGAGGTTCTTCAAAATAAACAAATATACCCTATCATCGGGGGGATAGCCCTCTTTTCTATTAATTATAGCGCCGTTATATCTTTTTCCGCGGTTTATATTGATGAAAATATTGTAAACGGCACTGCCGCCCGTTTTTTTATAATCCTCGGTTTTACGGGAATTATATCCTGCCTTCTTACCGGAATTCTAACTGACCGTTTCGGGAGACAAAAAGTTGTATGGCCCATGTTGGTGCTGGTTGGCCTCGGTACCGGAAGCCTCTATCTAATAGCTTACAATTCGATATTTGCTATCGTGGCAGCACTTTTACTCGGAATAGGCATTCAGGGTAGTTCACTTTCCTTTACTGCCTGGCTTATTAAGATCAGCAACCCTGAATTAAGAGCGACAACAATCAGCCTCCAGGAAAATACAATCGATACCTTTTTTGCTCTCGGTCCGGTCATTTTCGGATTGGCCGCACAGGGTCCCGGTCTGGACAGTGCTTTCCTGGCAGCCGGGATTCTTACATTGTTAGCCATATTGCCCCTACGAAAGAGCAGCAGGGCGATAACTGTTAAAGATTATTCGTAA
- a CDS encoding iron-sulfur cluster assembly scaffold protein: MYTSQLIDHFKNPRNAGPISEPDGVGTVGDPDCGDYIRIFIVVKDDRLIRVNFEACGCPASIATTSVLTEIAMGKTINEALAITENEILEALGGLPEEKVHCSNLGKAALKQAILYYLQNRNSFEFRYKKAY; the protein is encoded by the coding sequence ATGTATACGTCACAGCTAATAGATCACTTTAAAAACCCCAGGAATGCCGGTCCGATTTCCGAGCCAGACGGAGTGGGAACAGTTGGAGATCCTGATTGTGGCGATTACATCAGAATTTTTATAGTAGTTAAAGACGACAGGCTTATTCGGGTAAATTTTGAAGCTTGTGGTTGTCCAGCTTCGATTGCGACAACCAGTGTTTTAACTGAAATTGCTATGGGTAAAACAATTAATGAGGCTTTGGCGATCACGGAAAATGAAATCCTGGAAGCTCTGGGCGGTTTGCCGGAGGAAAAAGTACACTGTTCAAACCTGGGCAAAGCCGCTCTCAAACAGGCAATCCTCTATTACCTGCAGAACAGAAATTCATTTGAGTTTAGATATAAAAAAGCTTATTAG
- a CDS encoding class II SORL domain-containing protein, which produces MSVIGDHVQSADWKAEKHVPVIELKGKAKKGEAFDVTLSVGAEIPHPHTTEHHIRYIKLFFKPDGEKFIIQLGTYLFEAHAESVEGANAGSAKCEPKVTTSITLEKSGELLALSYCNIHGLWDNSQKVEL; this is translated from the coding sequence ATGAGTGTAATAGGTGACCATGTCCAGTCAGCTGACTGGAAAGCTGAAAAACATGTGCCGGTAATTGAACTCAAAGGAAAGGCCAAAAAAGGTGAAGCATTTGATGTAACACTGAGTGTTGGTGCTGAAATCCCCCATCCCCATACTACCGAGCACCATATTCGCTACATCAAACTATTTTTTAAGCCAGATGGTGAAAAATTTATTATTCAGCTCGGCACGTACCTTTTTGAAGCACATGCCGAATCGGTTGAGGGTGCAAACGCCGGTAGCGCCAAGTGTGAACCGAAAGTTACTACATCCATAACACTTGAGAAATCCGGTGAACTGTTAGCATTAAGTTATTGCAACATACACGGCTTATGGGATAATTCTCAAAAAGTTGAACTATGA
- a CDS encoding ZIP family metal transporter, translated as MNWFDITLSGMLAGVIGTGAGGLFSIFIRKPTPRFTGTILAFAAGVMLSIVFLELIVESIDYSSVGAALIGLFLGMFIFYILDHYLPHQHTVTTEKAHLGGYLKKGTLLALGIGLHNFPEGLAIGTGFIGSTELGTTLAILIGLHNIPEGMAVAAPLKQGGYSYLKVLGITALSGAPMGIGALIGALIGSISVSVLGISLGFAAGAMFYIVCDELIPDAYESAGAHLSIFGIFTGTILGILFTEWF; from the coding sequence ATGAATTGGTTTGATATTACTCTATCCGGCATGCTGGCCGGGGTAATCGGGACCGGGGCCGGCGGTTTATTTTCAATCTTTATCAGAAAACCTACTCCAAGATTTACGGGAACCATTCTGGCATTTGCTGCCGGAGTGATGCTGTCAATAGTATTTCTGGAGTTAATCGTAGAATCTATTGATTACAGCAGTGTCGGAGCAGCTTTAATTGGCTTATTTCTCGGAATGTTTATTTTTTATATACTGGATCATTACCTGCCACATCAGCATACTGTAACAACTGAAAAAGCTCATCTAGGAGGATATCTCAAGAAGGGAACCCTCCTGGCTCTGGGTATCGGATTACATAATTTCCCTGAAGGTCTGGCAATCGGAACAGGATTTATCGGTTCAACTGAATTAGGTACTACGCTGGCCATACTGATCGGATTACATAATATTCCTGAAGGAATGGCCGTAGCTGCCCCTCTAAAACAAGGTGGATACAGTTACCTAAAAGTGCTTGGCATAACTGCTCTTTCCGGAGCACCGATGGGCATAGGAGCTTTGATCGGTGCCTTGATCGGAAGTATATCTGTTTCCGTGCTCGGGATTTCCCTCGGGTTTGCTGCCGGAGCGATGTTTTATATTGTTTGTGATGAGTTAATCCCTGACGCCTATGAAAGCGCAGGCGCACACCTTTCTATATTTGGTATTTTTACCGGCACAATTCTCGGCATATTGTTTACTGAATGGTTTTAA
- a CDS encoding transcriptional repressor, whose amino-acid sequence MSSFRYRRSRQRDCMLQLMKSTSAHPTAIWIYDRLKEDIENLSIGTVYRNLKVLLDQNMIKRIESGRNYDCYDADTSPHYHFLCSGCDAIYDLDLDHISELDNEAAEKTGFIVKEHQIRFYDLCKACQLSDEQVIEQVNIE is encoded by the coding sequence ATGAGCTCATTCAGGTATAGAAGAAGCAGGCAAAGAGATTGTATGTTACAGCTGATGAAGAGCACCAGTGCCCATCCAACTGCAATCTGGATCTATGACCGGTTAAAAGAAGATATTGAAAACCTGAGTATCGGGACTGTCTATAGGAATTTAAAGGTTCTACTGGATCAAAATATGATCAAACGTATTGAATCCGGAAGAAACTACGATTGTTATGACGCCGATACTTCACCCCACTACCATTTTCTCTGCAGCGGCTGTGACGCAATTTACGATCTGGATCTGGACCATATCAGTGAGCTTGATAACGAGGCGGCTGAAAAAACTGGCTTCATAGTTAAAGAGCACCAGATCAGGTTTTACGATTTATGCAAAGCCTGTCAATTATCAGATGAACAAGTAATCGAACAAGTAAACATTGAATAA